Proteins from a genomic interval of Microbacterium abyssi:
- a CDS encoding AAA family ATPase, with protein sequence MSEPHAQTTGTPAAPPPPPRPPAAPATPRVPDPSTGSGTGAAPTGAGSAPTDAEMARASRILKVISDSYSAKMVGQDRLRTSLLISLIASGHILLESVPGLAKTTAASTLADTVKASFKRIQCTPDLLPSDITGNQIYDAQAGSFRTVLGPVHANFVLLDEINRSSAKTQSAMLEAMQEHQTTIGGEVHHLPKPFLVIATQNPIEQEGTYELPEAQMDRFLLKEIVEYPSPAEELEVLSRIDSGVLDPDRHVASAVSLEDVRLLQDVASRIYVDAAIRNYIVSIAYVTRNPAPYIGEDRARFIKYGASPRASIAFLQASRALALLNGRAHVLPEDIRTLRHVVLRHRVLLTFEADAEGIRSEEIIDEIFSAVPTP encoded by the coding sequence ATGAGTGAGCCGCACGCCCAGACGACGGGCACACCCGCCGCCCCGCCGCCCCCGCCTCGGCCGCCGGCGGCTCCGGCGACACCGCGCGTTCCGGACCCTTCGACAGGCTCAGGGACCGGGGCCGCGCCGACTGGCGCGGGAAGCGCCCCCACCGACGCCGAGATGGCGCGCGCCTCCAGAATCCTGAAGGTCATCTCCGACTCCTACTCGGCGAAGATGGTCGGCCAGGACCGCCTGCGCACCAGTCTGCTGATCTCGCTCATCGCGAGCGGCCATATCCTGCTCGAGTCCGTCCCCGGGCTCGCCAAGACGACTGCGGCATCCACCCTGGCCGACACGGTCAAGGCGAGCTTCAAGCGCATCCAGTGCACGCCCGATCTGCTGCCCAGCGACATCACCGGCAACCAGATCTACGACGCCCAGGCCGGCTCGTTCCGCACCGTGCTGGGCCCGGTGCACGCGAACTTCGTGCTCCTCGACGAGATCAACCGCTCGAGCGCGAAGACGCAGTCGGCCATGCTCGAGGCGATGCAGGAGCACCAGACGACCATCGGCGGCGAGGTGCACCACCTGCCGAAGCCCTTCCTGGTGATCGCGACGCAGAACCCGATCGAGCAGGAGGGCACGTACGAGCTGCCCGAAGCGCAGATGGACCGGTTCCTGCTCAAGGAGATCGTCGAGTACCCGAGCCCCGCCGAGGAGCTCGAGGTGCTCAGCCGCATCGACTCCGGCGTGCTCGACCCCGACCGGCACGTCGCCAGTGCCGTCTCGCTCGAGGACGTGCGGCTGCTGCAGGACGTCGCATCCCGCATCTACGTCGACGCCGCCATCCGCAACTACATCGTCTCGATCGCGTACGTCACCCGGAACCCGGCGCCGTACATCGGCGAGGATCGCGCACGGTTCATCAAGTACGGCGCCAGCCCCCGCGCGAGCATCGCCTTCCTCCAGGCATCCCGCGCGCTCGCGTTGCTGAACGGCCGCGCGCATGTACTGCCGGAGGACATCCGCACACTCCGCCACGTCGTGCTCCGCCACCGGGTGCTGCTCACTTTCGAGGCGGATGCCGAGGGCATCAGGAGCGAGGAGATCATCGACGAGATCTTCTCCGCAGTGCCGACGCCGTAG
- a CDS encoding sigma-70 family RNA polymerase sigma factor gives MDEIELSAAFEQHRPRLLAVARRVLGSHADAEDAVQETWLRLDRHAGDEIENLGAWLTRVIGRICIDILRSRSARAESALEDDDSDPIVTEDADGPEDAAVEADAIGMAMLVVLDSLEPAERLAFVLHDVFAVPFSELGPILDRSTDAAKMLASRARRKVQQQPRPHEERRRRREVVDAFLTAAREGDFEALMRTLAPDVTWQHRTAHGTTVMVGANEVLTAVRQGNPERVQARRVSVNGRPGILAWGPTGRPIALMACTVANGRIVALVSITDAKRLSRMQLPPSSR, from the coding sequence ATGGATGAGATCGAACTCAGCGCCGCGTTCGAACAGCACCGTCCGCGCCTGCTGGCGGTCGCGAGGCGCGTGCTCGGCTCGCACGCCGACGCCGAGGATGCCGTGCAGGAGACCTGGCTGCGGCTGGACCGGCATGCCGGCGACGAGATCGAGAACCTCGGCGCCTGGCTGACCCGCGTCATCGGGCGCATCTGCATCGACATACTGCGCAGCAGGTCCGCGCGCGCGGAATCGGCGCTGGAGGACGACGACAGCGATCCGATCGTCACGGAGGATGCCGACGGGCCCGAGGATGCCGCGGTCGAGGCCGACGCTATCGGAATGGCCATGCTGGTCGTCCTCGACTCGCTCGAGCCCGCCGAGCGCCTCGCGTTCGTGCTGCACGACGTCTTCGCCGTGCCGTTCTCCGAGCTGGGGCCGATCCTCGACCGTTCGACGGATGCCGCAAAGATGCTCGCCAGCCGAGCACGGCGCAAAGTGCAGCAGCAGCCCCGGCCGCATGAGGAGCGTCGCCGGCGCCGCGAGGTCGTCGACGCCTTCCTCACGGCGGCGCGCGAGGGCGACTTCGAGGCGCTGATGCGCACGCTCGCGCCCGACGTGACCTGGCAGCACCGCACCGCGCACGGCACGACCGTGATGGTCGGCGCGAACGAAGTGCTCACCGCGGTCCGGCAGGGCAACCCCGAACGCGTCCAGGCGCGCCGGGTGAGCGTGAACGGCCGGCCCGGCATCCTCGCCTGGGGTCCGACCGGTCGTCCGATCGCGCTCATGGCCTGCACCGTCGCCAATGGCCGGATCGTCGCGCTCGTGTCGATCACCGACGCGAAGCGGCTGTCGCGCATGCAGCTGCCGCCGTCGTCCCGGTAG
- a CDS encoding adenylosuccinate synthase has protein sequence MPGIVIIGVQWGDEGKGKATDLLGDRTDWVVKFNGGNNAGHTVVVGNEKYALHLLPSGILSPGVTPVIGNGVVIDLEVLFDELTALSARGIDVSKLKVSANAHIITQYHRTLDKVTERFLGKRNIGTTGRGIGPAYADKINRVGIRVQDLFDENILRQKVEGALDQKNHLLVKVFNRRAVTCDEIVEDLLSYAERLRPMVADTGHLLDEALDRGDIVVFEGGQATMLDIDHGTYPFVTSSTATAAGAASGSGVGPGRLDRIVGIVKAYTTRVGSGPFPTELFDEQGDWLRSAGFEFGTTTGRPRRVGWYDAPITRYATRINGITDLVLTKLDILTGLDRIPVCVAYDVDGTRFDDVPVNQTEFHHAKPILEYFPGWKEDISTARTFEDLPQTAQDYVLALEKMSRTRISVIGVGPERDQVIVRHDLV, from the coding sequence ATGCCAGGAATCGTGATCATCGGCGTCCAGTGGGGCGACGAGGGCAAGGGAAAGGCAACCGACCTGCTCGGTGACCGGACCGACTGGGTGGTGAAGTTCAACGGCGGCAACAACGCCGGTCACACGGTCGTGGTCGGCAACGAGAAGTACGCGCTGCACCTGCTGCCGTCCGGCATCCTGTCTCCCGGCGTCACGCCGGTCATCGGGAACGGCGTCGTCATCGACCTCGAGGTCCTCTTCGACGAGCTCACCGCGCTCTCCGCACGCGGCATCGACGTCTCCAAGCTCAAGGTGAGCGCCAACGCGCACATCATCACGCAGTACCACCGCACGCTCGACAAGGTCACCGAGCGCTTCCTCGGCAAGCGCAACATCGGCACCACCGGCCGCGGCATCGGCCCGGCCTATGCCGACAAGATCAACCGCGTCGGCATCCGAGTGCAGGACCTCTTCGACGAGAACATCCTGCGCCAGAAGGTCGAGGGCGCGCTGGATCAGAAGAACCACCTGCTGGTGAAGGTGTTCAACCGCCGCGCCGTCACGTGCGACGAGATCGTGGAAGACCTGCTGTCGTACGCCGAGCGGCTGCGTCCGATGGTCGCCGACACCGGGCACCTGCTCGACGAGGCGCTCGACCGCGGCGACATCGTCGTGTTCGAGGGCGGTCAGGCGACCATGCTCGACATCGACCACGGCACCTACCCGTTCGTCACCTCGTCCACCGCGACCGCGGCGGGGGCGGCATCCGGCTCGGGTGTGGGGCCGGGGCGGCTGGATCGCATCGTCGGCATCGTCAAGGCGTACACGACCCGCGTCGGCTCCGGTCCCTTCCCGACCGAGCTGTTCGACGAGCAGGGCGACTGGCTGCGCTCGGCCGGCTTCGAGTTCGGCACGACCACCGGCCGGCCGCGCCGCGTGGGATGGTACGACGCCCCGATCACGCGGTACGCCACGCGCATCAACGGCATCACCGACCTCGTACTCACCAAGCTCGACATCCTCACCGGGCTCGACCGGATCCCGGTGTGCGTCGCGTACGACGTCGACGGCACCCGCTTCGACGACGTGCCGGTGAACCAGACCGAGTTCCACCACGCGAAGCCGATCCTCGAGTACTTCCCCGGGTGGAAGGAAGACATCTCCACCGCCCGCACGTTCGAGGACCTGCCGCAGACGGCGCAGGACTACGTGCTCGCGCTCG
- a CDS encoding DUF58 domain-containing protein produces MPSLITQVKSKLFIHSSQKSMHALDGAYASLLHGRSLDFEDLRKYEYGDQVRDIDWRATARMDVPMVKRHRANRMHTVLFVVDTGLSMTALAHDEKPKKELAILATGALGILALRHGDDFSVIHGDTERIRRRAPGRSEGALEHALRTIDQAIATASAPSDRDALLSFVARTIARRCIVVIVTDEAPVTDETERMLRRLRVQHDVVWVTLRDADPVLDHASHESRADVGTRWAIPDFVHGDAEVLGEIVAQNQADAARRDDLLDRLEISRAALDTQDAAVGELLRMLNRRAHVRS; encoded by the coding sequence ATGCCCAGCCTGATCACGCAGGTGAAGAGCAAGCTCTTCATCCACTCGTCGCAGAAGTCGATGCACGCACTCGACGGCGCGTACGCGTCGCTGCTGCACGGTCGCAGCCTCGACTTCGAGGACCTGCGCAAGTACGAGTACGGCGATCAGGTGCGCGACATCGACTGGCGGGCGACGGCGCGGATGGACGTGCCGATGGTCAAGCGGCATCGCGCCAACCGGATGCACACGGTCCTGTTCGTCGTCGACACCGGACTGTCGATGACCGCGCTCGCGCACGACGAGAAGCCGAAGAAGGAGCTCGCGATCCTCGCCACTGGCGCCCTCGGCATCCTCGCCCTGCGGCACGGCGACGACTTCAGCGTCATCCACGGCGACACGGAGCGCATCCGCCGTCGCGCGCCCGGACGCAGCGAGGGGGCGCTCGAGCACGCCCTGCGCACGATCGATCAGGCGATCGCCACTGCGAGCGCGCCCAGCGACCGCGACGCGCTGCTCTCGTTCGTCGCGCGCACGATCGCGCGCCGCTGCATCGTCGTCATCGTCACGGACGAGGCGCCGGTCACTGACGAGACAGAGCGGATGCTGCGCCGGCTGCGCGTGCAGCATGACGTCGTCTGGGTCACGCTCCGCGACGCCGACCCGGTGCTCGACCATGCCTCGCACGAATCGCGCGCCGACGTCGGCACCCGCTGGGCGATCCCCGATTTCGTGCACGGCGACGCGGAGGTTCTGGGCGAGATCGTCGCCCAGAACCAGGCGGATGCCGCCCGGCGCGACGACCTGCTCGACCGGCTCGAGATCAGCAGGGCCGCCCTCGACACCCAGGATGCCGCGGTGGGCGAACTGCTGCGCATGCTGAACCGGAGGGCGCATGTCCGCAGCTGA
- a CDS encoding alpha/beta fold hydrolase, with amino-acid sequence MERYPVEHGARSGESIILLHGGNVGNWMWEPQVEGLAGRHVITPDVVAFSSRSAEPWPGLRAAADDIAGIIRACAIDGRAHVVGLSMGGVIGVHLAMRHPDVVRSCMVTGAMMTGVGGFERRLAELQLRFWDRRWFWSAQATMFRIPSDARGLFISDGMGVDRAAASGMYREIFDGSMPEGRSAYSGPMLAIAGERESKSVVAAFPALVAAMPQTRTWIAPRMRHVWNIQDADLFTKTIVDFVDRDVVPPTPRTPPPR; translated from the coding sequence ATGGAGAGGTATCCGGTCGAGCACGGCGCACGGAGCGGGGAGTCGATCATCCTGCTGCACGGCGGGAACGTGGGCAACTGGATGTGGGAACCACAGGTCGAAGGACTCGCCGGCCGCCACGTCATCACTCCGGATGTGGTCGCCTTCAGCTCGCGCTCCGCAGAACCGTGGCCGGGGCTGCGCGCGGCAGCGGACGATATCGCCGGCATCATCCGAGCATGCGCGATCGATGGACGCGCGCACGTCGTGGGGCTGTCGATGGGCGGCGTCATCGGAGTGCACCTGGCGATGCGGCATCCCGACGTCGTGCGCTCGTGCATGGTGACCGGGGCGATGATGACCGGCGTGGGCGGATTTGAGCGCCGGCTGGCGGAGCTGCAGCTGCGGTTCTGGGACCGGCGCTGGTTCTGGAGCGCACAGGCGACGATGTTCCGGATTCCCAGCGACGCGCGCGGGCTGTTCATCAGCGATGGGATGGGCGTCGACCGGGCTGCCGCGAGCGGCATGTACCGGGAGATCTTCGATGGCTCGATGCCTGAGGGCCGCAGCGCCTACTCCGGACCGATGCTCGCGATCGCCGGCGAGAGGGAGTCCAAGAGCGTGGTCGCGGCGTTTCCGGCGCTCGTGGCGGCGATGCCGCAGACGCGCACGTGGATCGCGCCCCGCATGCGCCACGTGTGGAACATCCAGGACGCGGATCTGTTCACGAAGACGATCGTGGACTTCGTCGATCGCGACGTCGTCCCACCCACACCACGAACGCCGCCACCGCGATGA
- a CDS encoding DoxX family protein, translated as MNIALWIITGLLAVAYGAGGVSQIVLTKERYRSLATSQHWVDDFDAGHIKAIGTIKLVGVVGLVLPPLVGIAPILSPIAACGLALLMAGAATTRFRRSEWALMAGDTAFMLLFVFVAWGRFAFAPYGG; from the coding sequence ATGAACATCGCACTGTGGATCATCACCGGATTGCTGGCCGTGGCTTACGGCGCCGGAGGCGTCAGCCAGATCGTCCTCACCAAGGAGCGCTACCGATCGCTGGCGACCAGCCAGCACTGGGTCGACGACTTCGACGCAGGGCACATCAAGGCGATCGGAACGATCAAGCTCGTCGGTGTCGTCGGCCTCGTGCTGCCGCCGCTGGTGGGCATCGCCCCGATCCTCTCGCCGATCGCGGCGTGCGGACTCGCCCTCCTCATGGCCGGCGCGGCCACGACGAGGTTCCGCCGCAGCGAGTGGGCGTTGATGGCCGGGGACACCGCCTTCATGCTGTTGTTCGTCTTCGTGGCGTGGGGTCGGTTCGCGTTCGCGCCCTATGGCGGGTGA
- a CDS encoding vWA domain-containing protein: MALANGWILLVAAVVSVVAIAVGLVIGLRRSARHRAAPSAPIARAERLRTLPSFHRAVQRRTAALAGVLALGIIAAVVGGVVAARPMSSQTIQPVNTSRDIMLCLDVSGSMSDVDVEVLTVFEDLLDGFEGERIGLTIFNSSPVQVFPLTDDYDFIRTHLESIRSSFDFMEEIPEHWVGTLNGPGASLIGDGLASCAMRFDHLDDERSRSIILATDNELAGASIVSLEEAANYAASAGVRVFALNPVQGVNTEISDELVAAARATGGEAYGLRETTTVADIIADVQEQDATELRGQAQVVWTDTPNLWIAVLLVLTLGFIALLWRVRL, translated from the coding sequence GTGGCACTAGCGAACGGGTGGATCCTTCTCGTCGCGGCCGTGGTCTCCGTCGTCGCGATCGCAGTCGGGCTCGTGATCGGGCTCCGCCGCAGTGCGCGTCACCGTGCCGCGCCGAGCGCGCCCATCGCGCGCGCCGAGCGTCTGCGCACGCTGCCGTCGTTCCACAGGGCCGTGCAGCGGCGGACCGCGGCGCTGGCCGGAGTCCTCGCACTCGGAATCATCGCCGCCGTCGTCGGCGGCGTCGTCGCCGCCCGGCCGATGTCATCGCAGACCATCCAGCCGGTCAACACCAGCCGCGACATCATGCTGTGTCTCGACGTCTCCGGTTCCATGAGCGACGTCGACGTCGAGGTGCTGACGGTGTTCGAGGATCTGCTCGACGGCTTCGAAGGCGAGCGCATCGGGCTGACGATCTTCAACAGCTCGCCGGTGCAGGTGTTCCCGCTGACCGACGACTACGACTTCATCCGCACGCACCTGGAGAGCATCCGCTCGAGCTTCGACTTCATGGAGGAGATCCCGGAGCACTGGGTCGGCACGCTCAACGGCCCGGGCGCCTCGCTGATCGGCGACGGTCTGGCCTCGTGCGCGATGCGCTTCGACCACCTGGACGACGAGCGCAGCCGCTCCATCATCCTCGCCACCGACAACGAGCTCGCCGGGGCCTCGATCGTGTCGCTCGAGGAGGCCGCGAACTATGCGGCATCCGCCGGGGTCCGCGTTTTCGCACTGAATCCCGTGCAGGGCGTCAACACCGAGATCAGCGATGAACTCGTCGCGGCAGCACGCGCCACAGGCGGCGAGGCGTACGGACTGCGCGAGACGACGACCGTCGCCGACATCATCGCCGACGTGCAGGAGCAGGATGCCACCGAGCTGCGCGGCCAGGCGCAGGTGGTGTGGACCGACACCCCCAATCTGTGGATCGCCGTGCTGCTCGTGCTGACCCTCGGGTTCATCGCTCTGCTGTGGAGGGTACGCCTGTGA
- a CDS encoding DMT family transporter, whose amino-acid sequence MDATLWVVYLGIFPTAIAFTTWAYVLQRSTAGQTSATTYVVPAIAILMSWMILGEVPTPMMFIGGALSLLGVLVTRMRRRARR is encoded by the coding sequence TTGGACGCGACCCTGTGGGTCGTATACCTGGGCATCTTCCCGACGGCGATCGCCTTCACCACCTGGGCGTACGTGCTTCAGCGCAGCACCGCCGGACAGACCTCGGCGACGACTTACGTCGTGCCGGCGATCGCGATCCTGATGTCGTGGATGATCCTCGGCGAGGTGCCGACGCCGATGATGTTCATCGGCGGGGCGCTCTCTCTGCTCGGCGTTCTCGTCACGCGGATGCGGCGGCGCGCAAGGCGGTGA
- a CDS encoding PadR family transcriptional regulator, which yields MQLRHTILGLLDISPQSGYDLGRAFAGSVAHFWHADQSQIYRTIDRLEVDGAVATEVVVQTGRPDRRVHALTEAGRAELQEWLRSPVETPLPKEPFLARLFFAEPLGAEGVLRLLDERADAVRTERAQLDDLPRAADGSRAAEGLGAVLRTATLDAGLRAADAELAWLDDVRAAVQTRMP from the coding sequence ATGCAACTTCGCCACACGATCCTCGGCTTGCTCGATATCTCGCCCCAGAGCGGTTACGACCTCGGCCGTGCCTTCGCCGGTTCCGTTGCGCACTTCTGGCACGCCGACCAGTCGCAGATCTACCGGACCATCGATCGCCTGGAAGTCGACGGCGCCGTGGCGACCGAGGTGGTGGTGCAAACCGGACGCCCGGATCGTCGCGTGCACGCGTTGACGGAGGCCGGGCGTGCCGAGTTGCAGGAGTGGCTGCGGTCGCCGGTCGAGACTCCGCTGCCGAAAGAGCCGTTCCTGGCCAGGTTGTTCTTCGCCGAACCGCTCGGTGCCGAGGGGGTTCTCAGGCTGCTCGATGAACGGGCGGATGCCGTCCGCACCGAGCGTGCGCAATTGGATGACCTGCCCCGTGCCGCCGATGGGTCACGCGCCGCAGAAGGGCTCGGTGCCGTCCTGCGCACGGCGACGCTCGACGCCGGTCTTCGTGCGGCCGACGCGGAGCTCGCCTGGCTCGACGATGTCAGGGCCGCCGTGCAGACGCGGATGCCGTGA
- a CDS encoding DMT family transporter translates to MPKSPIRPAPHVSDETVPRSRGSLTLIAALVTVVLWASAFIGIRGAGPHFDAGALALLRMAVGAAALSILALRHGIRLPARRHWLLVIVWGVGWFCVSPHGHSAHRFALR, encoded by the coding sequence ATGCCTAAATCGCCGATCCGCCCCGCACCGCACGTGTCAGACGAGACCGTGCCGCGATCGCGCGGGTCGCTCACCCTCATCGCGGCTCTCGTGACCGTCGTGCTGTGGGCATCGGCCTTCATCGGCATCCGCGGTGCCGGCCCGCATTTCGACGCGGGCGCACTGGCACTGCTGCGCATGGCCGTCGGCGCGGCCGCGCTCAGCATCCTCGCCCTCAGGCACGGCATCCGTCTGCCGGCGCGTCGTCACTGGCTGCTGGTGATCGTGTGGGGCGTCGGCTGGTTCTGCGTCTCTCCCCACGGCCACTCCGCGCATCGCTTCGCGCTGCGCTGA